DNA from Gemmatimonas sp.:
CGCTGCAGAAGAAGCTCAGCGAGCTGCGTGTCGAGATTTATCAGAAGCTGACGCCGTTGCAGCGCGTGCAGGTGGCTCGCATTTCGCGCCGTCCCTTCACGTCGGACTACATCCGGCTCGCCTTCACCGATTTCCTCGAGTTGCACGGCGATCGGCTGTTCCGCGAAGACGCGGCGATCCTCGCGGGCTGGGCCCGTCTCGAGGGTGAGACCGTGATGCTGATCGGACACGAGCGCGGCCGCGATACCAAGGAGAATCTGCGCCGCAACTTCGGCATGCCCCATCCCGAGGGGTACCGGAAGGCGCTGCGGCTCATGAAGCTGGCCGAGAAGTTCCAGGTGCCGGTGCTCACCTTCATCGACACGCCGGGGGCGTGGCCGGGGTTGGGTGCCGAGGAGCGCGGACAGAGCGAAGCGATCGCCCGCAACCTGCTCGAGATGAGCAATCTGCAGGTGCCGATCATCGCCACCGTGATCGGCGAAGGCGGCTCCGGCGGTGCGCTGGCGCTCGGCGTCGCCGATCGTGTGCTGATGCTCGAGAATTCCGTGTACTCCACGATCTCCGTGGAAGGTTGCGCGGCCATTCTCTGGAAAGACGGCAAAAGCCCGGAGATGCGCGAGAAGG
Protein-coding regions in this window:
- a CDS encoding acetyl-CoA carboxylase carboxyltransferase subunit alpha; this translates as MAAAPVLEFERPLAELEKQIEELKRLASESSLNVTQELEPLQKKLSELRVEIYQKLTPLQRVQVARISRRPFTSDYIRLAFTDFLELHGDRLFREDAAILAGWARLEGETVMLIGHERGRDTKENLRRNFGMPHPEGYRKALRLMKLAEKFQVPVLTFIDTPGAWPGLGAEERGQSEAIARNLLEMSNLQVPIIATVIGEGGSGGALALGVADRVLMLENSVYSTISVEGCAAILWKDGKSPEMREKAATALRVTAPDLIELRVIDEIVPEPVGGAHSDHATTANNLRDSLVRNLEELRRLKPDKLVRRRREKFLRMGQFTE